The following coding sequences are from one Treponema bryantii window:
- the feoB gene encoding ferrous iron transporter B, with protein sequence MIKIALAGNPNAGKTTLFNALTGSNQFVGNWPGVTVEKKEGKLKGHKDDVVITDLPGIYSLSPYTLEEVVSRDYLVKERPDAILNIVDGTNLERNLYLTTQLAELGIPMVVAVNMMDVVKKNGDKIHVDAMSKELGCPVLEISALKGTGCIEAAEIALNKAMEKKPMLYKHRFEGCVEHALAHIEEAIVHNLPEEQHRWYSVKLFERDEKVIKALGIEPSKLEHIEKDIKACEAELDDDSESIITAERYKYIESIIKNCVTKKNRTKLSTSDKIDRVVTNRWLALPIFAVIMWFVYYVAMVTVGASATDWANDGLFGDGYHLFGIGTGAYEEAAEEYGDTAAILEALENGDVTYVTVDEETMEVSEPIEITDEVAEEAKAMAEKYGEEGPDPADYGVWVPGVPVLIESGLDAIGCADWLKGLILDGIVAGVGAVLGFVPQMLVLFIFLAFLEACGYMARIAFILDRVFRRFGLSGKSFIPMLVGMGCGVPGIMACRTIENERDRRMTIMTTTFIPCGAKLPFIGLVVGALFGGSPWLAASAYFIGCAAIIISGIILKKTKPFMGEVAPFVMELPAYHWPTVTNVLRSMWERGWSFIKKAGTIILLSTIVIWFLSFFGWADGGFGMLEEDQMDSSILAKIGGLIAWIFAPIGWGNWQAAVASITGLVAKENIVGTMGILYGGEETWANMAAAFTAPAGLSFLIFNLLCAPCFAAIGAIKREMNSRKWTWAAIGWQCGFAYVISFIVYQFGSMFTENANIAGIICAIAVLGCLCYALFRKAKN encoded by the coding sequence ATGATAAAAATAGCTTTAGCAGGAAACCCGAATGCGGGAAAAACCACATTATTTAATGCGCTCACAGGCTCAAATCAGTTTGTTGGAAACTGGCCTGGAGTAACTGTAGAAAAAAAAGAAGGAAAGCTTAAGGGCCACAAGGATGATGTTGTAATCACAGACCTTCCCGGCATCTACTCGCTTTCTCCATATACACTCGAAGAAGTTGTATCGCGCGACTATCTTGTAAAAGAACGCCCTGATGCAATCTTGAATATTGTTGATGGAACAAACCTTGAGCGAAACCTATATCTGACAACTCAACTTGCAGAGCTCGGTATTCCAATGGTTGTTGCTGTAAACATGATGGACGTTGTAAAGAAGAACGGCGACAAGATTCACGTTGATGCAATGTCAAAGGAGCTCGGATGTCCTGTACTTGAGATTTCAGCTCTTAAGGGAACCGGCTGTATTGAAGCGGCAGAAATTGCTTTGAATAAGGCAATGGAAAAAAAACCTATGCTGTATAAGCACCGCTTTGAAGGCTGCGTTGAACATGCTCTTGCTCACATTGAAGAAGCAATCGTTCACAATCTTCCGGAAGAACAACACCGCTGGTACTCAGTAAAACTTTTTGAACGTGATGAAAAGGTTATCAAAGCTCTTGGAATTGAACCTTCAAAACTCGAACATATTGAAAAAGATATCAAAGCGTGTGAGGCAGAACTTGATGATGATTCAGAATCTATCATCACTGCTGAACGCTATAAGTATATTGAATCAATCATAAAAAACTGCGTAACAAAAAAGAACCGCACTAAGCTCAGCACTTCAGATAAGATTGACCGCGTTGTTACAAACCGCTGGCTTGCTCTCCCAATCTTTGCTGTTATAATGTGGTTTGTTTACTACGTTGCAATGGTAACCGTTGGTGCCTCAGCAACAGACTGGGCAAACGACGGACTCTTTGGTGACGGATATCACCTGTTTGGAATCGGTACAGGGGCTTACGAAGAAGCAGCCGAAGAATACGGTGACACAGCAGCAATTCTTGAAGCACTTGAAAACGGTGATGTTACTTATGTAACTGTTGATGAAGAAACTATGGAAGTTTCTGAACCAATTGAAATTACAGATGAAGTTGCAGAAGAAGCAAAAGCAATGGCAGAAAAGTACGGTGAAGAAGGACCTGATCCAGCAGACTACGGTGTATGGGTTCCTGGTGTTCCAGTCCTTATTGAAAGCGGTTTAGATGCAATCGGTTGTGCAGACTGGCTTAAGGGACTTATTCTTGACGGTATTGTTGCCGGTGTTGGTGCAGTGCTCGGATTTGTTCCACAGATGCTTGTTCTGTTTATCTTCCTTGCCTTCCTTGAAGCTTGTGGTTACATGGCACGTATTGCCTTTATTCTTGACCGTGTATTCCGCCGCTTTGGACTTTCTGGAAAATCATTCATTCCTATGCTGGTTGGTATGGGTTGTGGTGTTCCTGGAATTATGGCTTGCCGTACAATTGAAAACGAACGCGACCGCCGCATGACAATCATGACAACAACCTTTATTCCATGTGGAGCTAAGCTTCCATTTATCGGACTTGTTGTTGGTGCTTTGTTTGGTGGAAGCCCATGGCTTGCAGCAAGTGCTTACTTTATCGGTTGTGCTGCAATCATCATTTCCGGAATTATCTTGAAAAAGACAAAGCCTTTTATGGGCGAAGTTGCTCCTTTTGTTATGGAACTTCCTGCTTATCACTGGCCAACAGTTACAAACGTTCTTCGTTCAATGTGGGAAAGAGGATGGTCATTCATTAAGAAAGCCGGTACAATTATCTTGCTTTCGACAATCGTTATCTGGTTCCTTTCATTCTTTGGATGGGCAGACGGCGGATTTGGAATGCTTGAAGAAGATCAGATGGATTCAAGTATTCTTGCAAAGATTGGTGGACTTATCGCATGGATTTTTGCACCTATCGGCTGGGGTAACTGGCAGGCAGCTGTTGCTTCTATTACAGGTCTTGTTGCTAAGGAAAACATTGTTGGTACAATGGGTATTCTCTATGGTGGAGAAGAAACCTGGGCTAACATGGCTGCAGCATTCACAGCGCCAGCAGGTCTTTCATTCCTGATTTTCAACCTTTTGTGTGCTCCTTGTTTTGCAGCAATCGGTGCTATCAAACGCGAAATGAACAGCAGAAAGTGGACTTGGGCAGCAATCGGCTGGCAGTGCGGCTTTGCTTATGTAATTTCATTCATCGTTTACCAGTTCGGAAGCATGTTCACTGAAAATGCAAATATTGCAGGCATTATCTGTGCAATTGCAGTGCTTGGATGTTTGTGCTACGCTTTGTTCAGAAAGGCTAAGAATTAG
- a CDS encoding FeoB-associated Cys-rich membrane protein → MGTLIVGLILIAVVACVITSMVKAKRAGRSHCSCGSSCSSCGGACHCASKK, encoded by the coding sequence ATGGGTACATTAATAGTTGGTTTAATTCTTATTGCTGTTGTTGCATGTGTTATAACCTCAATGGTTAAAGCAAAACGCGCAGGACGCAGCCACTGTTCGTGTGGCAGCAGTTGCAGTTCATGTGGCGGAGCTTGTCACTGCGCCTCTAAAAAATAA
- a CDS encoding tyrosine-type recombinase/integrase, which translates to MNIEKLIATSDVLFKAMKEQHYTDSNIEKYICEIHWIQKHGKDKDFSSYVDLCNYRLERKRVSVGVVYSYRSMYRVFRDFDENNQLPLHYKRNPLQPVKSAYLCLNPYFKSLIDNYISYATNEGHSEKTISSCVRKAACFLKFFQQKGFATFAKVTEKEVYAFFLDENNQLNKSHSYKKAITTALQVNLEDSDVQRIMNYVPEIRKIRTLYQFLTVKECEVIKHELMDNHFSLRDKAILNILFYYGLRACDVANLKLENIDWQKDKISLYQSKTLNLVELPLLPIVGNSIYDYLKFERPKKQSQFLFLKSFSPYEALNSNGIYSISNRLFKITGLRQNKGDRRGTHIFRHHIATALASSGFSQPVISATLGHVEPTSLEPYLEADIEHLRPFALSLENFPIDEEVFTND; encoded by the coding sequence ATGAATATCGAAAAATTAATAGCGACATCGGATGTTTTGTTCAAAGCAATGAAAGAGCAACACTATACAGATTCAAATATAGAAAAGTATATTTGCGAAATTCATTGGATACAAAAACATGGAAAAGACAAAGATTTTTCATCTTATGTTGATTTATGTAATTATCGACTTGAAAGAAAAAGAGTTTCTGTTGGTGTGGTATATAGCTATCGTTCTATGTATCGCGTTTTCAGGGACTTTGACGAAAATAATCAATTGCCATTGCACTATAAAAGAAATCCTTTGCAACCTGTTAAAAGTGCATATTTATGCTTAAATCCCTATTTCAAATCACTGATTGATAATTATATCTCATATGCTACTAATGAAGGACATAGTGAAAAAACTATAAGCTCCTGTGTAAGAAAAGCTGCATGTTTTCTTAAATTTTTTCAGCAAAAAGGGTTTGCAACATTCGCAAAGGTGACAGAGAAAGAAGTATATGCTTTTTTTCTTGATGAGAATAATCAACTAAATAAAAGTCACTCTTATAAAAAGGCCATAACAACAGCGTTACAGGTAAATCTTGAAGATTCTGATGTGCAAAGAATTATGAACTATGTACCAGAAATAAGGAAAATACGAACGCTTTATCAGTTTCTAACAGTAAAAGAATGTGAAGTAATAAAGCACGAGCTGATGGATAATCATTTTTCATTACGAGATAAGGCTATCCTGAATATTTTGTTTTACTATGGACTACGGGCTTGTGATGTAGCTAATCTTAAATTGGAAAATATAGACTGGCAAAAAGATAAAATATCTTTATACCAGTCAAAAACCTTAAATCTGGTTGAATTACCTCTTTTGCCAATTGTTGGAAATTCAATATACGATTATCTCAAATTTGAGAGACCAAAAAAACAGAGTCAATTTCTTTTCCTTAAGTCGTTTTCTCCATATGAAGCCCTCAATAGCAATGGTATTTATAGCATTTCAAATAGGTTATTTAAAATAACTGGGCTTAGGCAGAATAAAGGAGATCGTCGAGGAACGCATATTTTCAGACATCATATTGCAACAGCATTAGCATCCAGTGGATTTTCTCAACCTGTAATAAGTGCAACTTTGGGACATGTCGAACCAACTTCCTTAGAGCCATATCTTGAAGCAGATATAGAACATTTAAGACCATTTGCACTTAGTCTAGAAAACTTTCCAATTGACGAGGAGGTGTTTACAAATGACTGA
- a CDS encoding tyrosine-type recombinase/integrase, producing the protein MTDLEKNLEEKIKLFLNYKTVSGGMNRVYIQTLRRFEKFCYENFAAQKELTQEMIDSWCQKKSSELNGSRNTRIKVVRAFIKFLNQRALSCIELPVLLKSEKSKYIPHSFTEEELKAFFFECDHICKDSRRFSNYKNLVVPVLFRLLYSSGIRTTEARLLKREDVDFENGILKIRKGKGSDKHYVALHSSTVDMLKKYDFAMDKLKKNRTYFFEKSNGSFFDTSWLSRCFRECWYRANKTSAVPYDLRHNYATTNINSWETDSFEFNDKLFFLSKSMGHKKLVSTLYYYSIVPRLSETIKDKTESDLNEIIKEVNYEE; encoded by the coding sequence ATGACTGATTTAGAAAAGAATTTAGAGGAAAAAATAAAGCTCTTCCTCAATTACAAAACAGTTTCTGGTGGTATGAATAGAGTATATATACAGACTTTAAGACGATTTGAAAAATTTTGTTATGAAAACTTTGCTGCTCAGAAAGAATTAACTCAAGAAATGATTGATTCTTGGTGTCAAAAAAAATCTTCTGAATTGAATGGATCTAGAAATACAAGAATAAAAGTCGTTAGAGCCTTTATAAAATTTCTTAATCAAAGAGCCTTGTCATGCATTGAACTGCCGGTGCTCCTGAAGTCTGAGAAATCTAAATATATACCACATTCATTCACAGAAGAAGAATTGAAGGCTTTCTTTTTTGAATGTGATCATATTTGTAAAGATAGTCGCAGATTTTCCAATTATAAGAACCTTGTTGTTCCGGTTCTTTTCCGCTTGCTATATAGTTCTGGAATTCGAACAACAGAGGCCAGATTGTTAAAAAGAGAAGATGTCGATTTTGAGAACGGCATTCTTAAAATTCGAAAAGGGAAAGGCTCTGATAAACATTATGTTGCGCTTCATTCCTCTACCGTTGATATGTTAAAGAAATATGATTTTGCAATGGATAAATTGAAAAAAAATCGAACATATTTCTTTGAAAAATCTAATGGTTCTTTTTTTGATACAAGCTGGCTTAGCAGATGTTTTAGGGAGTGCTGGTACAGAGCTAATAAAACATCTGCAGTGCCTTATGATTTGCGGCACAACTATGCAACAACTAATATAAATAGTTGGGAAACTGATTCATTCGAATTCAATGATAAATTGTTTTTCTTGTCTAAATCTATGGGACATAAAAAGTTAGTATCTACACTCTATTATTACTCGATAGTCCCGCGTCTTAGTGAAACTATAAAAGATAAAACAGAATCTGATTTGAATGAAATAATAAAAGAGGTGAATTATGAAGAATAA